The DNA segment cattggctatgtaaggaatgtCTATCAGTGGCggtgactacttactatcaAGTGGCACACATATCCGCAGacatcctatttttttttaaataaaaaatatggttaAATCTTAAATTACTATGGACtggaaatgtaataaaactagactaaagttttatttaatattttaatgaaaattcaaCTAAAcgtataaatcttatttatacttacatttAACAAGTAAAtggattaatatttacatatagctGGCGAGAGTGCTGCATACATTGCAcactttcatttaaaattgcACTAACAAAAATATGGGACACCGACACATGGGTATCCAAATCACTCGaccgatatttaaaaaattgatattatttataaaattatataaaatcgttTACATATAGATAACAACCATCCCGATTCGAACCcaatgttgtatatatttatatataatatatactatgtaaAACGAAAGACTCATGAAGGTAGCAGCGCGCGAACCGGATTCGTCGAGATGaaagttaaaacaatattattttagatagaATGTTATTTAcctataatttgtaaaattacagtaaacatttttaatcttaatacaaGATAGAATTACACAgacattgaattatttatagtaaattaatttcaatttaacatttatgcttcaaattaattcattattaatcgCGTGTCactgtttttaaatgaaatatatttacaattgcactttgtaattgtaatcaaaataatttttttattcaaataaattcaaatataaatgttaaacatcAATCGAGTAAACATTATAACGAGTAAACATTGTGTATAATTAGTTATCAAGTAAATGCAGTCTTCCACCGTGGTCACGGTTGTGGTTTACCCTATCGAGACCGCTCTAGTACTACACTAACGCATTTAACTCTACATCGCTATTCGATATATCTGCTAAGAAATTTCTAAGCTTAATAACTGTTGATTTGTAAAACTGGATTTtgctattttcataatattactgAAAATTACAAACGTTATGTCAACCTTATAACATCATTATGTTTACAAAAGgttgatttttgtttatttgtaattaaaatataataatatttagatgaAACAGAACCTTCTGGGATGAAGCAACCGCaaaaacaatcaatcaatcataaGTCAATCGGTTATGATACAAAAAAGAGATAtatatgtagcgataaggtcgccaaagttgtatgctactcatATTTAGATTGTATTcatgttttgtaatttatttttttttgtgatataaaataaagtataaagtaagtaagtacacataatcattataacattaaatgtgaaatttttacttttaacttacttctaaataaacataattattaaacaaataactcaaatgtatttcttaaaccaaaaaactaaaactgataaaaaataagttgATTACACGTAGTCTTTTTCGCAATATATAGTTGTTTGACTTTCtaactttttttcaaaatttgaaaGACAAGCGACTTAAAGGGTATAAGTTTTTTGTCTGCATCAGTATTTTTAAAGAACCTAATCAAACAACTCAATGCTATCTTGAAAATGTTcctataatacatttttttacaattcacaaaaaataaataccaacTTCAATACTATTGAAAATtcgtataaatttataatcgtCAAACAACCACACTCTTCTTCAAGACAAAAGTGTTCaagaagaaattaattaatattatcaacaaCTAAAATGGAAGATTCTAACATAACCCACTCATCTCACCtatatacaaaaacttaaatgcatattgtatatttaaataatgggaTTGTttctcatttaattaaattcatgttTAATTATCGACATAGCTATTgaagttttgaaataaaattattttggtgTTATAAAACCGAATTAATAAAGTAGGTTGTGACTTAACCCGAATAACAAactattatacatacaaatatttgaaatttaaataaatgtcaaagatTAATCCAGTTTTACAAAAACCTACATAGATACAAACAAACTAACTACGAATAAATTGATACTACAAATATTattggaataataaaaatggcCTCGCCTTTACGAAACGATAACAAGACTacactaaaacattaattatggcGACTAGACTAGATCTTTGGAGGGATTTATCTAGGAAATATGGAAGAGCTACGGATTCGACGTACTTGAGATTAACATACAATGGATTAATATTATGCGATAATttaaacgaattaaatattaataaagtggaAAAATACGGTCGCAACGTAAGTATAACTCGCGCATCATGCGCATAAACAAGTCAGACTTGCGTTTAAATCCGACAAACAACCAATAAGTAGGTACGACAATTAAACTGTATCATAATTACATACTTAAAGAGaaattttccaccaacccgcagcTGGAGCAGCttggaggaataagctccaagcctcaaaaaagggagaggaggcctatagcccagcagtgggacattcacaggcagttacTTTAAAGAGAAATTAATATCggtgatacatatatatatatatatgtttgtgtatATGTGTAATAATCATCATTACAGTTTtggaaatagtattttttttaatcggcTGTCATtatgaagtttttaaattaatgttgaacaaaaaaaattgaattcattTATCAAGAAGGCGTCTGACTTTAATATAacagttaacaaaaaataattttcatattataaaaatatttttgtaatttttcatataaaaatatgtatattgtaaaattagtttaattttattggtaCCATTTCCAacgattattattgtaatgaatTTAAGAATAGTAGATAAGATTATGAGGTAAAAAAGGTAATAGTAAATCtccaaatataattacaaacgatctttaaaaaaagaacatagaACAGATAATTTTGTTATCTAACAGAACTGAACATAGTGATCTATGATCTGTGCTATGTATGTATCGTTCCAATTAATCAAGTACCCActtacgataaaataaaaaaaaactgtatgcaGTACCTTTTCAGCTTTAACGCTAAAGAAGGATACTATAAAAACGCACTAAATATTAACCCAATCGCAAGCACGTCAATACATAACAAATAACTACAAAGGATATGTAAACAAAACATTCTACTTCTATAAATGTCAGTTGGTTAGAGCGAGTCGAGACGCGTCCGCTGCACCGCGAGCAGCGCGGACTGCTGCTTTAGACTCTTCCGCAGACTTTCCAGGGTCTGTAATACctggaaaataatataaaaagtgtaACCAACTAAGAATGTCTTAGAACTGTAGTTTATTAAAAGACTAGAATtgtatagttttgtttattttgaatgtCATCGCTAccaaattatatcttaattcaTGCATCAACAAATGTTTTACGATTAAATTAACCatgttcatattataatttgtattattaattgagGATACCAAATGTTTATTCACTTATCCATTAAATTTCAGCATTCCTCGACAAGTAgacatacttattaaaatatacctaaTCGTGTTCATCTATAttcagtataaaatataatatgtaaaatatccaTGAAatcgaatttgtttttttttttaattatcgttcTATCCTAATCATCTAGTGTGTTTGGGCCCTGGAGAGGTAAATATTAGGAACAAACTCAAAAAGCACAGCAAAACATGATCGTCAATTATCAGAAAGTATGTAGTGTATATGCaacattgactataattattataaaacttatggaatacaagcatcaaaatagcgtatctcAATTTAACTTTACGTTTAGATGCGAAGTTAGTTCTTATTGATTCTGCTAACAATCAATCGTAACCGAATTTAATCGTTGCTTTTAAGCCATTTGATAAAATACAATCCAGCTTaggtttagttttaaaaataggaGATTAACTTTTATAAGGAATAGTTGAGTTAACATCGGAAATCCGTACCGTATCGAATTTTTACGTTAAACTTTGTGAATTCGTAAAATTAACCTCTGAACGGCGCCATTGAAATACGATTAAGCACTTCATATTACAATAGTGTTAAACAATAAGTACTACGTGTCAAGGTTCGTGACAATGGAGTCTTTTAATTAGCTAACCAATTATGTTTCTACAACTTCATTGactttaattaacaaattacttaaataatcgtAACTTGATTACCAAAGTAGTTTGTGGAGTTAAAAgagtaatatgttaaataatttgattattattcttCCTGATATTAATATCGCtacatatcaaaaataaattatattttaaccaaggaatgtaaaatatattcaaaagacattaatattacataaaacaaaatttaataatgaagacgttaaaaattataattccttGCTGTGCAATCATCAAATCTATaatgattgaaaaataaaagattccATTGCGGAAACGTTGTTATTCTTATAAGTCGACACCATTTAAATCAGTATACGTGGCAAAACACGAATTATTGCGAATCCGATAACGTGGTCGAGGTGAAGGCGTCGCACAGATTAAAGTTAAAACCTTCATACTTAAACGAGGctgaatattaaaacaaaccaaAGCAATTGCGTTACCTGTGCGTTATCTAGTTAAAAAGTATCTATGAATAATTTAGTAGTAGCCTCTCACAGGAAACAATATTTTCGGGTAATTCAAGGGTATAACTAAAAGCTAACATTTTACCTCGTCACGTGCATACGCCTTTCTCTTCGGCGGTTCAGAGTGTGGTCTATCATGGGGTGAAAGGGGCTGAACGGGGAACCGGTTAGTAGGTGGAGGGGCAGCGAGTGGAGAGCGCCGGGCCACTGGCGATAACCGCCGGGGGGGCTCAGGGGAGTTTGCCCGGATGAAATTCGTGACGTGAGTGCGTTCTGGGCTCCGTCGGGGCGCTTCCACCTTTAAATCATTCAGGCTCgaataatacaaaaagtaaaaGGATTAATCTACAAAATACTAAAACTTAATCGAAACGTAacttcattgaaataaataactgaATATTTGTGACATAGACGCAAAATTTTTATTAGGTGATTAATAAAGaattcaaaaagttttataacaaatgcAATTTAGTAGCAATACAAAAAGCTTAAAGTATACCTCAGTAGCTCTCAGTTCTCTAATCCTTGGGTTATGAGGTGGTTCTATCGGTGCTCTTGATACTGTAACGAGTAATTTCTCCGCCTCTCGTATCAATTCTCGGTATTTTCTCTCCGCTTCTCTGTCGGCTTCCATCAGCGGATCTCGCTCACGTACTGGGGGTGCGGATGGCGCCTGACACCGACGACGCATTCTAGGAGGAGTAGCGCCTGAAattgtcaattatttttttatttagtttgcaAAGTTAagagattattaataaaataattatttgtattatattattatattgatttgctTGTGTAATTtccataatacaatatttttacacgAACCTGCAGAACGTGGTGGTCTTCGTGGCGGTCTACGTCTCCTAGCTCTTCGTCTACTTGGTGAAGATGCACTATCTGGTTCATCCTCATCTCCCCCATCCAAACCCGTGTCTCCGTCAGAATCAACGTCAGCATCTGAAAGTATAGCTGTTTCTCTCCCCCTGGTCTTTATTCCTCTACACTCTTCATCACTTGACACTCCACCTCTGTAATATGAGGATCTGTAAGGCTCTGGTGATAGGTGGGGAGATAAATGTGGCGACAGATGCGGCGATAAATGTGGCGACCTGGAAAACAAAACGTCACATGTTATGTAACCATTTTAAAACGAACCTAAGATGTAATAACCATTTATTAGaatgcgtaaatcttaaccgatgatagcaGGTTCAAACGAATTTATGcatttagtttgtgtttataattcatctaatgctcgacggtgaaggaggAGAGGGGGCCTTTGTCCAGTATTGGGACCAAAACAGTCTTTTTCTTACTTTTCAACCTtacttttcattaaaaatataattaattttataaatataaatatcacctTGATCCATATTTATGTGAATCTAAAGAGTATGGCGCGTGTTGTAACTGAAATTGCGGTGGTGGAGGACATTGCAAAGATTGTTGCTGGAAGAAATGCGGAGCTCGTTTCTTTCCGTTAGGGGACGTGCCTCCTAGCCACGGGTTAGTGCGAATACGACATCGTGGTCGAGGTGAGGGCGTGGCACAGATTGGAGGTTCTGGTATACATCTTCGCACTGTTGTACTTGAACGGcgctgaaattttaaaataatatagcaaTAACGCTATTcacaataattgattaaaatttatatcaggaacttcattatataaaaattaaatattaatttaacgtgATGTTTCCGATTTAAGACAATACATCTTTCCTAGGATATGGtattcgtttatataataagacACCATCAATTATTGggtccttacatataaaattggcgttttgtcgtactgaccaatctgatctgaaatattttatatctttggttaagagttccaaattcaaatttataaatttatttagctggtacatttgagttttgaaaacagtcattcattttttttttcctcgttatatgaaatatatgaaatcacttatataattcacaatatatgaaatatcggtatatttacgaattctaccgtggcaccagtgctgcagaaacagctcgaaggataaatgatgtgtacggcgctggtgtcgcaaaagaaagcacggtacgtttttgggtccaacgttttcgttctggaaatttcgaccttcagaaccaaccccgtggacggccggagaccaaagtggaaaatgaagaattaaaggctattgtggaagcggatccatcacaaagcacttcagagatagctgcaggcttagttgtaagtgataaaactgtattaaatagtattgaagcaaatcggaaaagtaaaaaaacttgaacgatggatACCTCACCATTACCTATTTCACCattacctattaataaatttaattcttatggTAAAAAAAACGTTAACTGATAAAGCTTATTACATAATGCtagaatatatacattataaaaaagcgtggagtCGTACTTGTTTACACGTATGGACACTacgtatttaaatttagaaaaagagtaactagtGAGTCTAGTAGTCTCTAGTCCGTTATTTTTTGCAGAATCTACATTTCATACCGATTATAGCTTTGCATTCGATTTgctaacatgacgattcaaacgtGCTTTCTAGAACCTACATAAATAAaggttatttctattttattttaatgttgtgtaggtatttttttaccattattttttCTAGCGATAATGatgtttaaagtttatattctattacgtaatcttttaaattaacgTCTTAAAGGTTTCAAAACAGTGTATTGATTCTTGTTTAATGTGGCTGCGCTGTTTATAAATTCCTTGAATCATTAACAGTCTATAAAATCAGCCAACCAAACTCAAAcactgtttatatattataggaacATTTAACATGGACGGAGGACATAACATGAATGGAGGATTGAGGACATCGCGAGTGTGAGGAGGGATCCTCACACTCGCGATGTCCTCAATCCTCCATTAATCGACTTAACCCAGACCCAAGATTTATTACGCTGATAACTCGAACTTAATTCGattatgtttgaaaatataattttattaaactaactATATTCAGTATTAATATAAaccattacattttaaatgttcgTAGAACCATCACGTACAAACTACTTAATAAGTCAAGTTAAAATATACTCTATTCAAGAAGGCTCTCACGAACACTTTTGATTCCTAATgtcacaattttaattttaatacggtCCCACCGGTTCGGTATATAGATTccgaaaagaaccggcaagaaactcagaagTTACTCttttcaatcaaaaaaaaatacatgtaatatacatatatataattatatttatatatcttgcaTGAACATTAACAAATACTAAATTCAAActcttctatcatttatataagtaaagtacAATAcgccttatttaaaaaaaaaaacattaatatatatgtaatatataattatttatctaggtaggaatacatttaaaaacagaGTTTTAGTAATGTAAGCCATTAGCCATTAATGAGTTCCAAATTATGGTATTGTCAATGCATGTCATGCAAgttgattaaatataacattttagttttatttatattatagcaatttcatatattataaaagtggcGATAAATGACATACATcatttaaaaaagcaattacTGTAAAAGCTAGCtaggttatatgtataatttttgtataaagatttacttaatatattgtaagtatTGATAAGTCCTAACTTCTAAGATTGTTTGCCCTTTTTAAAGTAAAAGGGCTTTACAAAAATTGCGCTCGGACTACCTAACAGCAGCCGGGCGCGGGTCTGTTATACAAGATAACATATGGGTGTCAGCATCAGTGCTCTCACTTTAAGATCACTGCGCACTATGCTCCCCAAGACAAGGAAGTGCCGTCACAAATACACGCTTGTACTTGTTAATTCGCCCCACGTTAACGTTAGCGCGATTTAAGTTACatgtaacgccatctattatcatGATCGAGAACTATATTTCTCTACACTGTATTTTAGTGTAGCAGGCActaggtttaaaaaaatattaaacttcttattgatttaaatacacagatttaaataatacgttttttaattcaaataaaaaatatacaatacaaaataatgaattatgatTGACTATGTTAAAAAGAAATCTCCATATgtagaatattaaattcataatctTTGCTTCTAAGCATATTCGCCTATAGAttaaaaccaaattataaagataaaaaaaatgaaaacattataaatacaaaggaAGGAAATTAGAAGACGGAGCTGTATAACTTTCTAAAgcttttaaaatagaatataaattgtgatattatcatattaatatattaagacaAATTATTCTACTCGTCAGTATGGCCTTTAATGGATGTTCAGTCTTTATATAGCTCAGATAAAACGCTCCCCCATCAATTTATCCAGTctagttaattaataaagtaaagcCAGACACGCGTAAGCCCATGGTAGCAATCGATAACCAAAGTCGAAGCttttatggaaataaaattGTTCTATAACTGTTCTTTAGAACTTATCTACTAATGCTAAAGCATTTGATGACGTTTTTAATTAACTGCCTTGTTGGTTTTGTGGCTAATTTACAAGGCTGCAGATTGCAAGGCCTTGGGTTTAAATCCCGAATCCGGTCAATGGCAATTCTCCCTTTATAAAGTCATTGATAGTAGaagttatgttatatttataaaagattttaaggGCAGAAAACACAATGTATtatgtatcaattaaaaatGGTTTTATGTAATGATCCAGTATTCAAGAATGAAAAAGGAATAAATTCTTATCACTAGCTTACATAAgaaattttgtttcattaaaaatcttATCCAATAGAATATTAAAGGTCtacttttacttaaataattagtttctaTTACGTTTTGTGCAAACGCAGCGTTCAGATACgtgtcaaacaaaaaaaaattacaaaaaaaaaaaattattttagtataactttataattacattaataaaacagttAGGTACctacttttttatcattaaaaatggtGTTTCATGTTACTATTACTTCATTATTTAAGCGAGTTTCTTAATCGctaatagcttttatttaaagCCGCAGAACAATTAATCGCTACTAGacaaatatgttttgttatttcttgCAAGAATCAACGATTATTACGTGTTCTATTATTAAAGGCGCTGATGGCTATTAAAGACAATGTTAGTAGGCACGCAAGGAATACATCTGAAACAAATTTACGTATAACACACTCGGACTAAATATATATGCGTGTATTCCGAGAATCAAAACGACGGCCATTAGCTTTGGTGGCAGGTTCCTCCCTTAACATTTAGAGTGgtctaaaataaaacttttttttattttaatttattagtattttttatttaatacataatttgtcaataataataatgaacacAAGAGTGTAATAGGTATTTTTAGGTGTACCATGCACCCATAGGTATTTGTGGTTTTCATTTTGTGGAAACGCAGTTTTGACGATTTTAACGACCACACATtctctcaataaataaataactaagcgATTTAGAaccgaaatatattttcaagagCGGAATTTATTTCCACGGTAGCTGATTTTTATTCGCGTGATTTCATAtaccataaattaatattaataagctttTGCATACCTTGAGTattccttattatatttttagtttacatTTAGTTCATCCAATAGGCGACATTTGCTtttggttatatataaatatatggatattgaggtttaagaatttattctcaaaaagacagattcacttacatgagaacagtatgataaatgtaaagatgacaaaaaatatattcgccttATAGATACTTAGTTAACGGaatgtaatatagtaaaatagatgtgtgtattttaatcggtacaaaagtgggtattctctaaaatatattttgagagttGAGACTTGAACCCGTTAACtgagcttacattttttatataagatggtaatttgttatatagttatatattacacATCTTAATCGTAGATTGCGAATttacaagcaccactgactttgtGAAGTGATcaatttgtgttaaaaaatatattgtcctcgattattataaataaatcattcaatCGATAAATATCACACAAAATCATGTTTGTTATTAAAGATCATTTGACGGTTATATCATTTATCTATAAGAACAATAAATTACTGAAAAGTAATTGTAATTCGAATTGCACACAGATTTCGTgctatgtattttgtattgcatatttatataattagtacctataatttctttatacctaacttcagaaatattaattaagaattaattaagaaataaataaagaatgaatttaaattgaagCGAAACACTACATATGTCGGGAGAAATTCGAAAACATGAATCTATCCGAAAAGAAAAGCGTATTATACATAAGAAACTAGGTTAAATATAGCATATTAAATgaatgttatgtaaaataaataagtatatagaaCTGATATTTGAATGAGCTGTCATTTTAAAGCAGTTGGTACGTATTTCTACATTTCATACGTAAATCGTATACAAGTAAATCAGTGGGGAAATCGACTAGACATCGGTTAGGCCACAAAAGACGGCGATGCTATCCCTCAGGTACAaggaaattgataaataaaatgaaaaactcTTACTGAAATGGCAAAATCTGTTTAGAAAATATACTCGAACTCTTTTTTTTTCGTCTACAActtctcaataaaataaaatataatatacacgaG comes from the Nymphalis io chromosome 1, ilAglIoxx1.1, whole genome shotgun sequence genome and includes:
- the LOC126780953 gene encoding serine/arginine repetitive matrix protein 1-like isoform X2, which translates into the protein MLGARLKSWMEAQLGRAKKRKQKPTRQSVAPSTGPLPPPHLSSPESAYSTGYSTDGTSPGAAPAPLSAPLAAPLVAPPPPPAPPTTHLYHEPAKRRSSTTVRRCIPEPPICATPSPRPRCRIRTNPWLGGTSPNGKKRAPHFFQQQSLQCPPPPQFQLQHAPYSLDSHKYGSRSPHLSPHLSPHLSPHLSPEPYRSSYYRGGVSSDEECRGIKTRGRETAILSDADVDSDGDTGLDGGDEDEPDSASSPSRRRARRRRPPRRPPRSAGATPPRMRRRCQAPSAPPVRERDPLMEADREAERKYRELIREAEKLLVTVSRAPIEPPHNPRIRELRATEVEAPRRSPERTHVTNFIRANSPEPPRRLSPVARRSPLAAPPPTNRFPVQPLSPHDRPHSEPPKRKAYARDEVLQTLESLRKSLKQQSALLAVQRTRLDSL
- the LOC126780953 gene encoding serine/arginine repetitive matrix protein 1-like isoform X3; this translates as MLGARLKSWMEAQLGRAKKRKQKPTRQSVAPSTGPLPPPHLSSPESAYSTGYSTDGTSPGAAPAPLSAPLAAPLVAPPPPPAPPTTHLYHEPAKRRSSTTVRRCIPEPPICATPSPRPRCRIRTNPWLGGTSPNGKKRAPHFFQQQSLQCPPPPQFQLQHAPYSLDSHKYGSRSPHLSPHLSPHLSPHLSPEPYRSSYYRDADVDSDGDTGLDGGDEDEPDSASSPSRRRARRRRPPRRPPRSAGATPPRMRRRCQAPSAPPVRERDPLMEADREAERKYRELIREAEKLLVTVSRAPIEPPHNPRIRELRATEVEAPRRSPERTHVTNFIRANSPEPPRRLSPVARRSPLAAPPPTNRFPVQPLSPHDRPHSEPPKRKAYARDEVLQTLESLRKSLKQQSALLAVQRTRLDSL
- the LOC126780953 gene encoding serine/arginine repetitive matrix protein 1-like isoform X1; protein product: MLGARLKSWMEAQLGRAKKRKQKPTRQSVAPSTGPLPPPHLSSPESAYSTGYSTDGTSPGAAPAPLSAPLAAPLVAPPPPPAPPTTHLYHEPAKRRSSTTVRRCIPEPPICATPSPRPRCRIRTNPWLGGTSPNGKKRAPHFFQQQSLQCPPPPQFQLQHAPYSLDSHKYGSRSPHLSPHLSPHLSPHLSPEPYRSSYYRGGVSSDEECRGIKTRGRETAILSDADVDSDGDTGLDGGDEDEPDSASSPSRRRARRRRPPRRPPRSAGATPPRMRRRCQAPSAPPVRERDPLMEADREAERKYRELIREAEKLLVTVSRAPIEPPHNPRIRELRATEVEAPRRSPERTHVTNFIRANSPEPPRRLSPVARRSPLAAPPPTNRFPVQPLSPHDRPHSEPPKRKAYARDEVLQTLESLRKSLKQQSALLAVQRTRLDSL